In a genomic window of Venatoribacter cucullus:
- a CDS encoding serine hydrolase domain-containing protein translates to MKRPLRWLFSIIIALPLLLVTAAWAVLGYSPVYLYNAPSVATGIGAKLACSMRYVMAQNPQQAAADIKIYSPILALLDYHYDDEQRRVRASLAGYERTASWQEGIGCYLDYAGFTERQRLHWPQAEAVVADWPQGYQVNTIKPELQSKLAAMLAEDNALGHDTRALLVVHKGQVVAEAYAPGYTERSLFLGWSMAKSITGLMIGQLQMQGKLEVTETGLFPQWQDGRSSISIEQLLHMTDGLAYDEIYDPGATAPAMLFQHPSAAAYMLSLPLRDEPGRHYRYSSGSTVLLNQLVQQRTAANNAAAVEHLAEHFFRPLGMQRMVYETDAAGLLMGSSYLYATARDWAKVGQLMLNGGEINGTRIVTEGWIQRALQPNGSDNKRDFGYQWWLNKATDKPRWPDLPGNVFAAQGNREQRVLVMPDQNIVIVRLGWSPDKYRDNKNFVEIASWF, encoded by the coding sequence GTGAAACGTCCGCTGCGCTGGTTATTTTCAATCATAATTGCCTTGCCGCTGTTACTGGTTACCGCCGCCTGGGCGGTGCTGGGCTATTCGCCGGTGTATTTATACAACGCGCCTTCGGTGGCGACCGGCATTGGCGCCAAGCTCGCCTGTTCCATGCGCTATGTAATGGCGCAAAACCCGCAGCAGGCCGCCGCTGATATTAAAATTTATTCGCCCATTCTGGCGCTGCTGGATTACCACTACGACGATGAACAGCGCCGTGTTCGCGCCTCGTTAGCCGGTTACGAACGCACGGCCAGCTGGCAGGAAGGTATTGGCTGTTATCTGGATTATGCCGGCTTTACCGAACGCCAGCGCCTGCATTGGCCACAGGCCGAAGCCGTTGTTGCCGACTGGCCGCAGGGCTATCAGGTGAATACGATTAAACCGGAGTTACAGTCAAAACTGGCGGCCATGCTGGCGGAAGACAATGCCCTGGGCCACGACACCCGCGCTTTATTAGTGGTGCATAAAGGCCAGGTTGTGGCCGAAGCCTACGCACCGGGTTATACCGAACGCAGCCTGTTTTTAGGCTGGTCGATGGCGAAAAGTATTACCGGTTTAATGATTGGTCAGCTGCAAATGCAGGGCAAACTGGAGGTAACCGAAACCGGTTTATTTCCACAATGGCAGGACGGGCGTAGCAGCATCAGCATTGAACAACTGCTGCACATGACCGACGGCTTAGCCTACGACGAAATTTACGACCCCGGCGCCACCGCACCGGCCATGTTATTTCAGCACCCCAGCGCAGCAGCCTACATGCTGAGCCTGCCGTTGCGTGACGAACCCGGCCGCCATTACCGTTATTCCTCCGGCAGCACCGTATTGCTGAACCAGCTGGTGCAACAACGCACCGCCGCCAACAATGCCGCAGCAGTAGAACATTTAGCCGAACATTTTTTCCGCCCGCTGGGCATGCAACGTATGGTGTACGAAACCGACGCCGCCGGTTTATTAATGGGCAGCTCGTATTTATACGCCACCGCCCGCGACTGGGCCAAAGTAGGGCAGTTAATGCTGAACGGCGGCGAAATTAACGGTACGCGCATCGTGACCGAAGGCTGGATACAACGCGCATTACAGCCTAACGGCTCGGACAATAAACGCGACTTCGGCTACCAGTGGTGGCTGAACAAAGCCACCGACAAACCACGCTGGCCCGACCTGCCAGGCAATGTGTTTGCCGCGCAGGGCAACCGCGAACAGCGCGTGTTGGTAATGCCCGACCAGAATATCGTCATCGTGCGGCTGGGCTGGTCACCGGATAAATACCGCGATAACAAAAATTTTGTGGAAATTGCCAGCTGGTTCTGA
- a CDS encoding type I restriction-modification system subunit M translates to MTHAEEQKFLNELEKKLWTAADKLRSTLDAAQYKHAVLGIIFLKYVSDAFDTRRNELKAAFLNPSHEYFLNPDDFGGAESPEYADEVAIELEQRDYYQETNVFWVPQEARWQFLQANNKTVIGGELDVDGKRIRSVGMLIDNALEAIERDNPKLKGVLNKRYTQLQIDQAKLAELIDLVATIPFTGAGLNSKDILGHIYEYFLGQFALAEGKKGGQFYTPKSIVSLIVEMLEPFKGRVYDPAMGSGGFFVQSEKFIREHAGKVGDISIYGQEYNHTTWQLAAMNMAIRGLDFNFGKEPASTYTNDQHPDLRADFVMANPPFNMKEWDAGVSDHDPRWQYGRPPSGNANFAWLQHMLWHLAPNGSLGLLLANGSMSSNTNNEGAIRKRLIEEDLVECMVALPGQLFTNTQIPACIWFLTKNKQARVSASGRPLRKRENEVLFIDARNLGYMKDRVLRDFTAADIAKITDTFHAWQTVGLQDAGRETGDAIKPEAGSLTPDAQASSVQPQASSVYQDIPGFCKAVKLDEIHKNGYVLTPGRYVGAEEQEDDGEPFADKMARLTEQLGQQFAESARLEAEIKKNLAGLGYEC, encoded by the coding sequence ATGACCCACGCCGAAGAACAAAAATTCCTCAACGAGCTGGAAAAAAAGCTCTGGACCGCCGCCGACAAACTGCGCTCCACCCTCGATGCCGCCCAATACAAACACGCCGTACTCGGCATCATCTTTCTTAAATACGTATCCGACGCCTTCGACACCCGGCGCAACGAACTCAAAGCCGCCTTTTTAAACCCCAGCCACGAATACTTCCTCAACCCGGATGATTTCGGCGGCGCCGAAAGCCCCGAATACGCCGACGAAGTGGCCATCGAACTGGAACAGCGCGACTACTACCAGGAAACCAACGTCTTCTGGGTGCCGCAGGAAGCGCGCTGGCAATTCCTGCAAGCCAACAACAAAACCGTTATCGGCGGCGAGCTGGACGTAGATGGAAAACGCATCCGCAGCGTCGGCATGCTCATCGACAACGCGCTGGAAGCCATCGAACGCGATAACCCCAAACTCAAAGGCGTACTCAACAAACGCTACACCCAATTACAGATCGACCAGGCCAAACTGGCCGAACTTATCGACTTAGTTGCCACCATCCCATTCACAGGGGCAGGCTTAAACAGCAAAGATATTCTTGGCCATATCTACGAATACTTTTTAGGCCAGTTCGCCTTAGCCGAAGGCAAAAAAGGCGGCCAGTTCTACACGCCCAAATCTATTGTGAGTTTAATTGTTGAAATGCTCGAACCCTTTAAAGGCCGCGTGTACGACCCGGCCATGGGTTCCGGCGGATTTTTTGTACAATCCGAAAAATTCATCCGCGAACACGCCGGCAAAGTAGGCGATATCTCCATTTACGGGCAGGAATACAACCACACCACCTGGCAGCTGGCCGCCATGAACATGGCCATCCGTGGGCTGGATTTTAACTTCGGCAAAGAACCCGCCAGCACCTACACCAACGACCAGCATCCCGATTTACGCGCCGATTTCGTAATGGCCAACCCGCCATTCAATATGAAAGAGTGGGACGCAGGCGTAAGCGACCACGACCCGCGCTGGCAATACGGCCGCCCGCCCAGCGGCAACGCCAACTTCGCCTGGCTGCAACACATGCTCTGGCACTTGGCCCCTAACGGCAGCCTTGGCCTGTTACTCGCCAACGGCTCCATGAGCTCCAACACCAACAACGAAGGCGCGATACGCAAACGCTTAATTGAAGAAGACTTAGTGGAATGCATGGTGGCGCTGCCCGGCCAGTTATTCACCAACACCCAAATACCCGCCTGCATCTGGTTTTTAACCAAAAACAAACAGGCACGCGTATCCGCCTCTGGCCGCCCGTTACGCAAACGCGAAAACGAAGTGCTGTTTATTGATGCACGCAATTTAGGCTACATGAAAGACCGCGTACTGCGCGATTTTACGGCGGCGGATATTGCCAAAATTACCGACACCTTCCATGCGTGGCAGACCGTTGGCTTGCAAGACGCGGGACGGGAGACGGGAGACGCCATTAAGCCGGAAGCCGGAAGCTTGACGCCAGACGCACAAGCCTCAAGCGTCCAGCCTCAGGCGTCCAGCGTTTACCAGGATATTCCCGGCTTCTGCAAAGCGGTCAAACTCGATGAAATTCACAAGAACGGCTATGTGCTCACCCCTGGCCGTTACGTCGGTGCCGAAGAACAGGAAGACGACGGCGAACCCTTTGCCGATAAAATGGCGCGCTTAACTGAACAGCTCGGACAGCAGTTTGCTGAAAGCGCCCGCCTGGAAGCTGAGATTAAAAAGAATCTGGCGGGGTTGGGTTATGAGTGTTGA
- a CDS encoding restriction endonuclease subunit S, with translation MSVDSKVVCFEYLLSEKPRNGLYKNKDFQGRGSRWIKMSDVYGKEFLDSQETELIEVDEGEIDKFGCKEGDLLFGRTSLNLEGIGDCILVMYVEDVPIFESNLFRVRFDRNKAYPLFYYYYFKSNFGRQAIQGIAKQTAATSITSSDFVKLQVPYVSLDYQIKVADILYRFDEKIQLNRQINQTLEQMAQAIFQSWFVDFEPVKAKIATRQDWLARQAAQSDAHDDAPQFSSPVCYAHEFADAAAPAPATQADLETFMNRAAMCAISGKTDADLDAMPAADYQRLYHTASLFPDELVESELGEIPKGWEVGSLKSLCVRIESGGTPKRTEPNYWGGDVKWLTSGEVRESLVFDTKEKISLDGLSNSSAKLWPKYTTVIAMYGATAGQICLLLEEMSANQACCGLIPYEYSESFLYLNSLSASSDLASKASGSAQQNLNKGLIENHKVLNPDIAVLSVFQETVGVFFSESESMVRNIQVLSDIRDSLLPKLLSGELDISALTDLSDNAAEPGAAHD, from the coding sequence ATGAGTGTTGATTCTAAAGTTGTTTGCTTTGAATACTTACTATCTGAAAAGCCACGTAATGGTCTTTACAAAAATAAAGATTTTCAGGGGCGTGGAAGCCGGTGGATAAAAATGAGTGATGTCTATGGAAAGGAATTCCTAGATAGTCAAGAAACTGAGCTTATAGAGGTTGATGAAGGTGAGATTGATAAATTTGGTTGTAAGGAAGGGGATCTTCTTTTTGGTAGGACCTCTTTAAACCTTGAGGGTATAGGTGATTGCATATTGGTAATGTATGTGGAGGATGTTCCTATATTTGAATCTAACCTTTTTAGAGTTAGATTTGATAGGAATAAAGCGTATCCATTGTTTTATTATTACTATTTCAAATCCAATTTTGGTCGGCAGGCCATTCAAGGAATAGCGAAGCAAACCGCTGCGACCAGTATTACTTCAAGTGATTTTGTGAAGTTGCAAGTTCCGTATGTTTCATTAGATTATCAAATAAAAGTCGCAGATATACTTTATCGATTTGATGAAAAAATCCAACTCAACCGCCAGATTAACCAAACCCTCGAACAGATGGCGCAGGCCATTTTCCAGTCGTGGTTTGTCGATTTCGAGCCGGTAAAAGCCAAGATCGCCACTAGACAAGACTGGCTGGCCCGGCAGGCAGCGCAAAGCGACGCGCACGACGATGCGCCGCAGTTTTCCTCACCGGTCTGTTACGCCCATGAGTTTGCCGACGCAGCCGCGCCAGCACCGGCCACGCAGGCCGACCTTGAAACCTTTATGAACCGCGCAGCTATGTGCGCCATCAGCGGCAAAACCGACGCCGACCTCGATGCCATGCCCGCCGCCGACTACCAGCGCCTGTACCACACCGCCAGCCTGTTCCCCGACGAACTGGTCGAATCCGAACTCGGTGAAATCCCGAAGGGGTGGGAGGTTGGTTCTTTAAAGAGCCTTTGTGTCCGAATTGAAAGTGGCGGAACGCCAAAGCGAACGGAACCAAATTATTGGGGCGGGGACGTAAAGTGGCTGACTTCTGGCGAGGTTAGAGAATCTCTTGTTTTTGATACAAAAGAGAAGATATCTCTGGATGGTTTGAGCAATAGCAGCGCTAAGTTATGGCCAAAATATACCACTGTTATTGCCATGTACGGTGCTACTGCTGGGCAGATATGTCTTTTACTTGAGGAAATGTCCGCTAATCAGGCTTGTTGTGGCTTAATTCCATATGAGTATTCTGAAAGTTTTTTATATCTAAATTCTCTTTCTGCTTCTTCAGATTTGGCATCTAAGGCATCTGGTTCAGCACAGCAAAACCTAAACAAGGGGTTAATTGAGAATCACAAGGTATTAAACCCGGACATTGCAGTGCTTTCCGTCTTTCAGGAAACAGTAGGTGTCTTTTTCTCTGAATCAGAAAGCATGGTGCGCAATATTCAGGTTCTATCAGATATCCGCGATTCACTCCTCCCCAAACTCCTCTCCGGCGAACTGGATATTTCTGCCTTAACCGATCTGTCGGATAACGCCGCCGAACCCGGTGCCGCCCATGACTAA